The region GGAAGCGCCAGACGGTGCATGTTAAAATCCCCCTCGTTTTTTCAGGCGGCAGAACAGTTTTTATTGACAATGCTGCCAGCAATCGAGTATCTTAATGGATAAGAGAAATATTCCTTTTTTTCTGAAAATGCTATACGATCAACGACGAAGGAGATCATTATGGCTGACAAACCGCTCAGAGACCGCATTATCGATACGGCGCTTCGTTTATTTGAGAAATACGGCTACCACGGCGTGACGGTTGACCGCATCGTGGCCGAAAGCGACACCTCCAAAGGCGGTTTTTACCATAATTTCAAATCGAAAGATGAGTTGCTTTACCATATTCATGACGTTTTTATTACCTACGCGCTTACGAAAGCACAGGAAGCGTATGAAAGCTTTTCGACGCCGACTGAGCGCTTGTATGCCATCGTTCAGTCGTTTGTCAAAGTGTTTCACTTGTACAAACCGCACATCACCGTATTTTACCAAGAGAGCATGTACTTAAAACCGGAATACGCGGAGCCGATCAATGAAAAGCGTGAGGAATTTAAACAAATCATTTTCCGCGTCATCCGCGAAGGGATCGAGGCCGGGGAGTTTCGTCCAGAGTTATCGGTGGAGATCACCGGTATGTCGATCATCGGCATGGTGAACTGGACGTACAAATGGTACAATCCGGACGGTCCGTTGTCCATCGAGGAGATTGCAGCGTATTTCGCTGATTTCATTTTGCACGCGGTGCTTCGCCAAACGGAACATGCGGCCGCCATGCGGTTTTTGTTGCGGCCGGCCGCCGAATAAGCGGTTTGCTGTTCACAGACCAACCAGTCGGTCTTGGATATCCGATTATTTATGACGGTCGGAAACCGACTGGTCGGTTTTAGTATAAATCATTTTTAAACGGGGGAGAGGGAGAGCATGGACTTTTCGTTGACAAAAGAACAACAAATGATTAAAGAGATGGTTCGCGATTTCGCCGAGAAGGAAATTGCCCCTTACGCGGCGAAATGGGATGAAGAGGCGCATTTTCCGCTGGATGTCTTCCGCAAAATGGGCGAGTTGGGGCTGTTGGGCCTGCCGTTTCCGGAAGAATACGGCGGTGCTGGGGGCGATACGATTTCGTATGCCATTGCCGTTGAAGAAATCGGCCGCGCCTGCGGCGGCACCGGGCTAAGCTATGCGGCCGCTGTGTCGCTCGGAGCGAGCCCGATCTACTACTTCGGGACAGAGGAACAAAAACAAAAATGGCTCGTGCCGATGGCGAAAGGAGAGACGCTTGGCGCTTTTGGGCTCACGGAGCCGAACGCCGGGTCCGATGCCGGCGGCACGCGCACAACCGCGGTGCTTGATGGCGATGAATATGTCATTAATGGCGAAAAATGTTGGATCACGAACGCCCAATACGCGCGGCAAGTCATTGTCACCGCCGTCACGGGCAAAGATGCGCGCGGCAAAAACATCATCACCGCTCTCATCGTGCCAACTGACTCCCCAGGATTTACAATCCGTTCGAATTACGACAAGATGGGTGTCCGCGCGTCCAATACGTGCGAACTTGTTTTTGAGAACGTCCGGGTGCCGAAAGAGAACGTCTTAGGCGATCCGCAGAAAGGATTTAAACAGTTTTTGTACACGCTTGATGGCGGCCGCATTTCCATCGCTGCTTTAGCTGTCGGCATCGCCCAAGCGGCGTTTGAGAAAGCGCTTCAATATGCGAAAGAACGCGTTCAGTTTGGCCAACCGATTTCCAAGTTTCAAGCGATCCAGTTTAAGCTCGCTGACATGGCGATGGAAATTGAGCTCGCCCGCAATATGGTGTACAAAGCGGCTTGGTTGAAGGATCAAGGGAAACCGTTTACAAAAGAAGCGTCGTTCGCCAAGCTGTTCGCCTCGGAAATGGGATTCCGCGTCTGCAACCAGGCGATTCAAATTCACGGCGGTTGCGGCTATATGAAAGAGTACGGCGTTGAGCGCCATTTGCGGGACGTCAAGCTCATGGAAATCGGCGAAGGCACATCAGAAATCCAACGGCTCGTCATCGCCCGCCAGCTCGGATGCTAAAAGCGGAAATGCCTGCATATCCATAACAATGAATTCGGACAAAGGGGAGGAAACGGCCGATGTTGACGGTGACTGTGGGGAATTTGTTGGAAGAAAGAGCCAGACAATATGCGGATCGTGAGGCGGTCGTGTATGCCGACCGTGGATTGCGTCTGACGTATCGGCAGTTTAACGATTATTGCCGCCTCGTTGCGCGCGGGTTGATGCGGCTTGGCATCGAAAAAGGGGAGCATGTCGCCATTTGGGCGACGAACGTTCCGGAATGGATCGCCTGCCAGTTTGCGACCGGAAAAATGGGGGCGGTGCTCGTTACGGTCAATACGAACTACCGGGCGGCGGAGCTTGAGTATTTGCTTAAGCAATCGGATTCGACGACGCTCTTTTTGATCGAGCAATATCGCGATTCGTCGTATATCGATATTTTGTATGAAATCGTTCCCGAGCTGCGTACATCGGCGCCTGGGCAGCTGCAATCGAAACGGCTGCCGAAGTTGAAAAACGTGATCTTTCTTGGCGACAAACGGTACCCGGGCATGTTTACATGGAACGACATCTTAGCGATGGCGCATGAAGTGACCGAAGAAGAGCTCGATGCGCGGCTTGAAAGCCTTGATCCGCACGATGTCATCAACATGCAGTACACATCAGGGACGACCGGCTTCCCAAAAGGGGTTATGCTCACGCATTACAACATCGTCAACAACGCCCACCAAGTGGCGCAATGCATGGGACTTGGCGAAGGCGATCGATTGTGCATTCCGGTGCCGTTTTTCCATTGCTTCGGCTGCGTCATGAGCACGCTTGCATGTGTGACGGTCGGGGCGACGATGGTGCCGGTTGTGGAGTTTCATCCGAAGCGGGTGCTCGAGACGGTGGAAGCGGAGCGGTGCACGGCGCTTCACGGCGTGCCGACGATGTTCATCGCCGAGCTCAACGACCCGGATTTTGCCAAATACGATTTGTCATCGCTGCGCACGGGCATTATGGCCGGTTCTCCTTGCCCGGTCGAAGTGATGAAGGCGGTCATCGAGAAAATGGGGATGAAAGACATTACGATCGCCTACGGGCAGACGGAAGCGTCCCCAGTCATCACGCAAACGCGCACCGACGATCCGCTTGAGCTGCGTGTCGAAACGGTTGGCCGCGCCTTGCCGGGCGTGGAAGTGAAAATCGTCGAGCCGGGCACGAACAAGGAAGTGCCGCGGGGGGTGCAAGGGGAACTGTGCACGCGCGGCTATCATGTCATGAAAGGATATTACAACAACCCGGAAGCGACAAATGAAGCGATCGATGCAGACGGCTGGCTGCACACCGGTGATTTGGCGACGATGGATGAAAACGGTTACTGCCGCATCACCGGCCGGCTGAAAGATATGATCATCCGCGGCGGGGAGAACATTTATCCGCGCGAAATCGAAGAGTTTTTGTACAAACACCCGAAAATTTTGGACGTTCAAGTCGTCGGCGTGCCCGATGAAGTATACGGGGAAGAAGTGATGGCGTGGATCATCTTAAAAGACGGCGAAACGGCGACCGCTGAGGAGATTCGCGAGTTTTGCCGCGGCAACATTTCCCGGCATAAAATCCCGCGCTACATCGAGTTTACCGATTCGTACCCGATGACCGCATCCGGCAAAATTCAAAAGTTTAAGCTGCGGGAAATGGCGAAAGAACGCCTTGGCTTGACGAAGTGAACGTTGTCCGGCGGCTGAACGGTTCGGCCGCCGGCAGCCCCACTATTGGCGAAAGGGTGAGACGATGTTTACGAAAGTGTTGATTGCCAACCGCGGCGAAATCGCCGCTCGCGTCATCCGCACGTGCCAAAAGCTTGGCATCCGGACCGTCGCCGTCTATTCGGAAGCGGACGCCGATTCGCTTCATGTCTCGCTCGCGGATGAAGCGTATTTGATCGGCAAGCCGCGCGTCGCGGAAAGCTATTTAAATATCGAAAAAATCATTGAGGTTGCCAAAGCGGCGAAAGCGGAGGCGATCCATCCCGGCTATGGGCTGTTGTCGGAAAATCCAGCGTTTGCCCGCCGCTGCGAGGAAGAAGGAATCGTCTTCATCGGTCCGAAGGCGGACGTCATTGCGGCGATGGGCAGCAAAATCGAAGCGCGGCGGACGATGGAAAAAGCCGGCGTGCCGATCGTCCCGGGCGTTTCCTTTGCGCTTGATGGCGCCGACGAGGCGGCCAAAGCGGCGGTTTCAATCGGCTATCCGGTCATGTTGAAGGCGTCAGCCGGCGGCGGCGGCATCGGCATGCATATTGCTCGCGATGAAGCTGAGCTGCGCCAAGTGTTTGAAGGGAGCCAAAAACGGGCCGCTTCGTTTTTCGGCGACGGGACGATGTACATTGAAAAATATATTGAACGCCCGCGCCATATTGAAATTCAGCTTCTTGCCGACCAAAATGGCAACTGCGTCTACTTATGGGAGCGTGAATGTTCGATCCAGCGCCGCCACCAAAAAGTAGTCGAAGAGGCGCCGTCGCCGTTTTTGGATGAAGAGACGCGGCGGAAGATGGGGGAGGCGGCGGTGCGGGCTGCGCGTTACATCGGTTATGCAAACGCTGGCACGGTCGAATTTCTCGTCGATGAACAGAAAAACTTTTATTTTCTTGAGATGAACACTCGGCTGCAAGTCGAGCACCCGGTGACGGAAGAAATCACCGGCATCGACATCGTCGAAGAGCAGCTGCGCATCGCCGCCGGCGAGCCGCTCCGCTATCAACAAGAAGAGATTCGCCGGGACGGCCACGCCATTGAAGTGCGCATTTATGCCGAAGATCCGAACACGTTTTACCCGTCGCCCGGCCGCATTACGGCGTTTTCCGCCCCGCAAGGCGAATGGATTCGCCATGAAACGGCGGTTCAAAGCGGCATCACGGTCACGCCGTTTTATGATCCGATGATCGCGAAGTTGATCGCGAAAGGACCGGATCGGCAAACGGCGATTGAACGCTTGCTCGAAGCGCTTCGAGACTATCGCGTCGAAGGGATTAAAACGAACATTCCGCTGCTTGAGGCCGTGTTGTCCCATCCGGCGTTTCAAGCGGGGGATACGACGACCGATTTCCTTTTGAAACATTGGAAACCATTAAAAACGAAATGAAGCAGAAATGAATGGGGGAAGAAACGATGAATCAAATAACTGCAACGATGGCAGGAAGTGTGTGGAAAATTGTCGTCGCCGTCGGTGACCGTGTGGAAGAAGGCCAAGATGTCGTCATTTTGGAATCGATGAAAATGGAGATTCCGATTGCTGTGGAAACGTCCGGCGTCGTGAAGCACATCCACGTGCAGGAAGGAGATTTCGTGAACGAAGGCGACGTGCTTGTCGAGATTGAGTAAAAGGGGGAGCAGAGCATGAGCCGATGGCCGGCGAAGGTGACGATCAAAGAAGTCGGCCCGCGCGACGGCCTGCAAAACGAAGCAACGCCGATCGCGACCGCCGATAAAATCGCCTGGATCAACCTATTGTCAGAAACTGGGTTGTCGTACATTGAGGTGACCTCCTTCGTCCATCCGAAATGGATTCCGCAGCTTGCGGACGCCGCCGAAGTCGCAGCCGGTATCCGCCGAAAAGCCGGCGTCACATATGCGGCGCTCGTCCCAAACGAAAAGGGGCTTGAGCGGGCGCTTGCCGCCGGAGTCGATGAAGTCGGCGTCTTTATGTCAGCGAGCGAAACGCACAACCAAAAAAACATTAACAAATCGATCGCCGCGACGTTTCCCGTGCTTGAAGATGTTGTGAAAACGGCGAAGCAAGCAGGAAAAACCGTACGTGGGTACGTCTCGACTGTATTTGGCTGTCCGTATGAAGGGCCTGTCGCCGTCGATCAAGTGCTGATGGTGGCGGACCGGCTGTTGGCGATGGGCATCGATGAACTGTCGCTTGGCGATACGATCGGCGTAGCGACGCCCAAGCAAGTCGAAGAGGTGCTCGCAATCGTGCTCCGCCGTTTTCCGGCTGCTCGGATCGCCATGCATTTCCATGACACGAGAGGGACGGCGCTGGCCAATATTTTAGTGTCCATGGAAATGGGAATTACGACGTTTGACAGCTCGCTCGGCGGCCTCGGCGGCTGTCCATACGCTCCCGGAGCGTCGGGGAACGTCGCCACCGATGATTTAGTATATATGCTTCACGGCATGGGGATTGAAACCGGCATCAATGTCGAGCGGCTGACGAAAGCGGCTTTGTTTATCCGCGACAAAATCGGCCGCCCGCTTCCGAGCCGCTATTTGCAAACGGTTTGATCATAAGGGGGAGAAAACGTGAGCACACTTGTATCGTTTGAAACACAAGAAAACGGCATCGCGATTGTGACATTAAACCGCCCGGAAGCGGCCAATGCGCTGTCAAGAGCGCTTCTTTTAGAACTCGGCGCGCTCTTGCAAGAGATCAAATTTCGAAAAGATGTGCGCGTCGTCATGTTGACTGGGGCGGGAGACAAGGTGTTTTGCGCCGGCGCTGATTTGAAAGAGAGGGCGGGGATGAATGAAACGGAAGTGCGGCAGGCTGTTGCCTTAATCAGCAAAACGATCAACGAGGTGGAGAAAGTGCCGCAGCCGGTCATCGCCGTGTTAAACGGTTCGGCGTTTGGCGGCGGGTTGGAGCTTGCCTTGGCTTGCGACATTCGGTTTGCGGCTGATGACATCCAGCTCGGGCTGACGGAAACGTCGCTCGGCATCATTCCGGGAGCGGGGGGGACGCAGCGGCTGCCGCGCCTTGTCGGCATCGGAAAGGCGAAAGAGCTCATTTTTGCCGCCAAACGGATTACGGCGCAGGAAGCCGAACGAATCGGCCTTGTCGAATACGCGGTGCCGCGCGCCGAGCTGATGGATCGGGCGCTTGAATTGGCGCGGCAAATCGCCGACAATGCCCCCATTGCCGTCCGTCAGGCAAAACGGGCGATGCAAAGCGTGTTCAACGTTGATTTGGAAACGGGTCTTGCCATTGAACAGCTCGCTTATGAGGCGACGATTCCGACGAAAGACCGGCTCGAAGGCTTGCAGGCGTTTAAAGAAAAACGAAAGCCGGTGTACAAAGGGGAATAAGAAGGCGTTCCTGCGGCTGGACTAACGGCGGCCGATATGTTCAACGAACGAGCCGGATGGTTGATTGTGGACGGCCGGGCGGGAGAGGTCGGACCGGCCGCGGGGCGATGAACGAACCGCCGCCTAAAAAGCGGTGAAAAACGAAGCGAGGAGGGACATCAGGATGAACGAAACGGCGAAAGAGCGCACAACGCTGACAGCGGAGCTTGAAAAGCGGGCTGCTGACATCAAAAAAGGCGGGGCGCCAAAATATCATGAAAAAAACGCCGCCCAAGGGAAATTGTTTGTTCGCGAGCGGCTGAACTTACTGCTTGATAACGGCTTGGAAGTGGAAGACGGATTGTTTGCCAACTGTTTGGCGGGCGATTTGCCGGCTGACGGGGTGGTGACCGGCATCGGCAAAATCAATGGCCGCACCGTCTGCGTGATGGCGAACGATTCGACAGTAAAGGCCGGCTCGTGGGGAGCGCGCACCGTCGAAAAAATCATCCGCATTCAAGAGACGGCGGAAAAACTGCGCTGCCCGATCATTTATTTGGTGGACTCGGCCGGCGCCCGCATTACGGACCAAATCGAAATGTTTCCCGGCCGGCGCGGGGCGGGGCGCATTTTTTACAATGAGGTGAAGCTGTCCGGCAAAGTGCCGCAAGTGTGCTTGTTGTTCGGTCCATCAGCGGCCGGCGGCGCCTATATTCCGGCGTTTTGCGACATTGTCATCATGGTCGAAGGCAATGCCTCGATGTACTTAGGCTCGCCGCGCATGGCGGAAATGGTGATTGGGGAAAAAGTGACGCTCGAAGAGATGGGCGGCGCCCGCATGCATTGCACCGTCTCCGGCTGCGGCGACGTGCTCGTGAAAACCGAAGAAGAAGCGATTGCCTATGCACGCCGTTATTTGTCGTATTTTCCGTCCAATTACAGCGAAAAGCCGCCGGTGGTCGAGGCGAAGCCGCCGAAATCGTTTGACAAAACGATCGAGGACATTTTGCCAGAAAACCAAAATGCGCCGTTCAACATGTATGATTTGATTGAGCGGATCATTGACGAAGGATCGTTTTGTGAAATCAAAAAACTGTTTGCGCCAGAAATCATTACGGGACTGGCGCGCCTTGCCGGCCAGCCGATCGGCATCATCGCCAACCAGCCGCGCGTCAAAGGCGGCGTATTGTTCCACGATTCGGCTGATAAAGCGGCGAAATTCATCACGCTTTGCGACGCGTTCCATATCCCGCTTCTGTTTTTGGCCGACGTCCCTGGCTTTATGATCGGCACGAAAGTCGAGCGGGTCGGCATCATCCGCCATGGGGCGAAAATGATCGCGGCCATGTCGGAAGCCACCGTACCGAAGATCTCGGTCATCGTTCGCAAAGCGTACGGCGCCGGATTGTACGCGATGGCCGGGCCGGCGTTTGAACCAGATTGCTGCCTGGCGCTTCCGAACGCGCAAATCGCCGTCATGGGGCCGGAAGCGGCCGTCAACGCCGTCTACGCCAACAAAATTGCCGAGCTGCCGCCAGAAGAGCGTGCGGCATTTGTCGAACAAAAACGCGAGGAATACCGGCGCGACATCGACATTTACCGTCTCGCCTCCGAGCTTGTCGTCGACGGAATCGTCGCGCCGAACGATTTGCGCAACGAGCTCATCCGCCGATTTGACGCGTATATGTCCAAGTATATGGTCTTTTCTGAGCGGAAGCATGGGGTGTATCCAGTTTGAAAAAATGGATGGCTGTCCCTCTTGCCAAGGGACGGCAGATCATGTATCATAATAATCACCAATCCGTTGCTGCGTTGTGCGTTGTAGAATGAAGTTTCAACCGATGGCAATCAAAAGGGAGTTCTACATTGAAGCGGGAATGTCATGCCTCAATATTCGTGATGGAGGACGGCAGGAACGCTTCTGCGAACACCCACCTGGTGGAGCGTGGTTGAGAAACTGCATTCAGCCAACGGCAACAGCGGCGCGGATTCACGAATGAGGAGTTGGCAAAAGAGTCCAACTGGATGCAAAACATCCGGTTGGACTCTTTTTCGTTGCGTATGTTTTCTCAAAAAGACATGAAACAATATAGTTGATTTTCCCTGTTTTCATGTTATAATCATATTTCGTGCAGGGATAATTCGTATTGAAACTATTCCAACAAGAAAGATGAGGCAAGGAGGGGGATGAATGGAAGGGATCAGCCGGGACATCATGTACGCTGTCTTCCGGACGCAAAAGGCGCTTTATCGCCTCATCCGCGAGGACGCCGCCCGCGTCGGGGTGACAGAGGTGCAGCTGATCGTCTTATATACGCTGCTGAAAAAAGAGCATATTCGCCTGAATGACTTGGCGGAAAAATTAAACTTAAGCAACAGCAATGTCAGCGGCACGGTTGACCGGCTCGTCGGCGCCGGCCTTGTTGTCCGAGAGCCGTCGAAGCAAGATCGGCGCGCGGTCATTTTGAGTTTGACGGAAAAAGGAAAAGAGACGGTGTCGGAAGCGTTTGGCGAGCAGTCGGTGCTGCGCCGGCGGCTTGGCCGCATTCAAGAACTCGTCTCTCCAGAGGAGATTGAACAGTTTTTGCATCTTCATGAAAAAATTAAAGCGATTTTACTCGGGGAGGAATAGACGGTGAACGTGAAACGATTGGTTGCGCTGAACATCATTGTGCTCATTTTGCTTGTCGGTGGAGGCTTTGCCGCCTACTACTATGTGAATGAAGCAACGAACTACATTAAAACGGACAACGCCCGCATCGACGGCCAGGTCATCTCCGTCGCTGCGCCGCTGTCCGGGAAGCTGACATCCTGGCGGGGCGACACGGGAAAAACCTTCTCAGCTGGGGAAGAAATCGGCGAGGTGTTTGACGGCAAAACAACGATTCCGGTGACAGTGCCGCATCGGATGACGATCGTGCAGCAAAACGCAGTCAAGGACTCGTTTGTCGCCGCGGGGATGCCGCTGGCCCGCGGGTTTGATTTGAACGATTTGTGGGTGACGGCGAATATTGAAGAGACGGATATTGAAGACGTGAAAATCGGGCAAGACGTCGATATTTATGTCGATGCGTATCCGGATCGCAAATTCAGCGGCAAAGTCGAAAAAATCGGCAACGCGACAGCGAATACGTTCAGTCTGCTGCCAAGTTCCAATGCGACCGGCAACTACACGAAAGTGACCCAAGTCATCCCGGTGACGATTTCCATTGACAACTACAGCGGAGCCGGACTTGTGCCGGGCATGAACGTCACCGTCCGCATCCATAAGTAGGTGATGGAAGATGACAACATTTGTCATTGGTTATATTGTGTTTGCCGTTTTGGTCTTGGCGGCGGTCAACATCGCGCTGCGCCGCCGCAAGCCGGCTTCAGCCGCAGGGAAGGCGGCGGATGAAGCGGCGGAAGCCAACGCTCAACCGTTAGCGGAAACGAAAGCAGAGCCGTCGACAGGAACGGATGGGCGTCCGGCCGCTCCGGCCGGTCAAGGCGGCCTTGGGGATATCGGCAGCCGCGGCAAGGTTGTGGCGACGGTCATGCTGGGCGCGTTTGTCGCCATTTTGAATCAAACGTTGATCAACGTCGCCTTGCCGCATATGATGCAAGATTTCAACGTGGAAACGTCGACGATTCAATGGCTCGTGACCGGCTATATGCTCGTCAACGGGGTGCTCATCCCGATCAGCCCGTTTTTAATCGCCAAGTTTCCAGCGAAACGGTTGTTTTTATCGGGCATGTCGTTTTTCGCCATCGGCGCGTTTGTCTGCTCGATCGCTCCGTCGTTTGCCGTCATGCTCACAGGGCGGCTGACACAAGCGGTCGGGGCCGGCATTATTATGCAGCTGATGATGGTCATTATGTTGTCGATTTTCCCGCCGGAACGCCGCGGGGTGGCCATGGGAACGGTCGGAATCGCCATGATGTTTGCGCCGGCGGTCGGGCCGACGCTGTCTGGCTGGATCGTTGAACATTATACATGGCGGCTGTTGTTTTACGTCGTGTTGCCGATCGCGATTTTAGACATTGTGCTCGCCTCCGTCTGGCTGAAACATACGCCGCGTAAAGGCAATCCAGTGCTGGACGTGCAAGGGGCGGTCTACTCCACGATCGGGTTT is a window of Geobacillus kaustophilus DNA encoding:
- a CDS encoding TetR/AcrR family transcriptional regulator, with the translated sequence MADKPLRDRIIDTALRLFEKYGYHGVTVDRIVAESDTSKGGFYHNFKSKDELLYHIHDVFITYALTKAQEAYESFSTPTERLYAIVQSFVKVFHLYKPHITVFYQESMYLKPEYAEPINEKREEFKQIIFRVIREGIEAGEFRPELSVEITGMSIIGMVNWTYKWYNPDGPLSIEEIAAYFADFILHAVLRQTEHAAAMRFLLRPAAE
- a CDS encoding acyl-CoA dehydrogenase, translating into MDFSLTKEQQMIKEMVRDFAEKEIAPYAAKWDEEAHFPLDVFRKMGELGLLGLPFPEEYGGAGGDTISYAIAVEEIGRACGGTGLSYAAAVSLGASPIYYFGTEEQKQKWLVPMAKGETLGAFGLTEPNAGSDAGGTRTTAVLDGDEYVINGEKCWITNAQYARQVIVTAVTGKDARGKNIITALIVPTDSPGFTIRSNYDKMGVRASNTCELVFENVRVPKENVLGDPQKGFKQFLYTLDGGRISIAALAVGIAQAAFEKALQYAKERVQFGQPISKFQAIQFKLADMAMEIELARNMVYKAAWLKDQGKPFTKEASFAKLFASEMGFRVCNQAIQIHGGCGYMKEYGVERHLRDVKLMEIGEGTSEIQRLVIARQLGC
- a CDS encoding AMP-binding protein, with the translated sequence MLTVTVGNLLEERARQYADREAVVYADRGLRLTYRQFNDYCRLVARGLMRLGIEKGEHVAIWATNVPEWIACQFATGKMGAVLVTVNTNYRAAELEYLLKQSDSTTLFLIEQYRDSSYIDILYEIVPELRTSAPGQLQSKRLPKLKNVIFLGDKRYPGMFTWNDILAMAHEVTEEELDARLESLDPHDVINMQYTSGTTGFPKGVMLTHYNIVNNAHQVAQCMGLGEGDRLCIPVPFFHCFGCVMSTLACVTVGATMVPVVEFHPKRVLETVEAERCTALHGVPTMFIAELNDPDFAKYDLSSLRTGIMAGSPCPVEVMKAVIEKMGMKDITIAYGQTEASPVITQTRTDDPLELRVETVGRALPGVEVKIVEPGTNKEVPRGVQGELCTRGYHVMKGYYNNPEATNEAIDADGWLHTGDLATMDENGYCRITGRLKDMIIRGGENIYPREIEEFLYKHPKILDVQVVGVPDEVYGEEVMAWIILKDGETATAEEIREFCRGNISRHKIPRYIEFTDSYPMTASGKIQKFKLREMAKERLGLTK
- the accC gene encoding acetyl-CoA carboxylase biotin carboxylase subunit, whose protein sequence is MFTKVLIANRGEIAARVIRTCQKLGIRTVAVYSEADADSLHVSLADEAYLIGKPRVAESYLNIEKIIEVAKAAKAEAIHPGYGLLSENPAFARRCEEEGIVFIGPKADVIAAMGSKIEARRTMEKAGVPIVPGVSFALDGADEAAKAAVSIGYPVMLKASAGGGGIGMHIARDEAELRQVFEGSQKRAASFFGDGTMYIEKYIERPRHIEIQLLADQNGNCVYLWERECSIQRRHQKVVEEAPSPFLDEETRRKMGEAAVRAARYIGYANAGTVEFLVDEQKNFYFLEMNTRLQVEHPVTEEITGIDIVEEQLRIAAGEPLRYQQEEIRRDGHAIEVRIYAEDPNTFYPSPGRITAFSAPQGEWIRHETAVQSGITVTPFYDPMIAKLIAKGPDRQTAIERLLEALRDYRVEGIKTNIPLLEAVLSHPAFQAGDTTTDFLLKHWKPLKTK
- a CDS encoding acetyl-CoA carboxylase biotin carboxyl carrier protein subunit; the encoded protein is MNQITATMAGSVWKIVVAVGDRVEEGQDVVILESMKMEIPIAVETSGVVKHIHVQEGDFVNEGDVLVEIE
- a CDS encoding hydroxymethylglutaryl-CoA lyase, coding for MSRWPAKVTIKEVGPRDGLQNEATPIATADKIAWINLLSETGLSYIEVTSFVHPKWIPQLADAAEVAAGIRRKAGVTYAALVPNEKGLERALAAGVDEVGVFMSASETHNQKNINKSIAATFPVLEDVVKTAKQAGKTVRGYVSTVFGCPYEGPVAVDQVLMVADRLLAMGIDELSLGDTIGVATPKQVEEVLAIVLRRFPAARIAMHFHDTRGTALANILVSMEMGITTFDSSLGGLGGCPYAPGASGNVATDDLVYMLHGMGIETGINVERLTKAALFIRDKIGRPLPSRYLQTV
- a CDS encoding enoyl-CoA hydratase; amino-acid sequence: MSTLVSFETQENGIAIVTLNRPEAANALSRALLLELGALLQEIKFRKDVRVVMLTGAGDKVFCAGADLKERAGMNETEVRQAVALISKTINEVEKVPQPVIAVLNGSAFGGGLELALACDIRFAADDIQLGLTETSLGIIPGAGGTQRLPRLVGIGKAKELIFAAKRITAQEAERIGLVEYAVPRAELMDRALELARQIADNAPIAVRQAKRAMQSVFNVDLETGLAIEQLAYEATIPTKDRLEGLQAFKEKRKPVYKGE
- a CDS encoding acyl-CoA carboxylase subunit beta, which codes for MNETAKERTTLTAELEKRAADIKKGGAPKYHEKNAAQGKLFVRERLNLLLDNGLEVEDGLFANCLAGDLPADGVVTGIGKINGRTVCVMANDSTVKAGSWGARTVEKIIRIQETAEKLRCPIIYLVDSAGARITDQIEMFPGRRGAGRIFYNEVKLSGKVPQVCLLFGPSAAGGAYIPAFCDIVIMVEGNASMYLGSPRMAEMVIGEKVTLEEMGGARMHCTVSGCGDVLVKTEEEAIAYARRYLSYFPSNYSEKPPVVEAKPPKSFDKTIEDILPENQNAPFNMYDLIERIIDEGSFCEIKKLFAPEIITGLARLAGQPIGIIANQPRVKGGVLFHDSADKAAKFITLCDAFHIPLLFLADVPGFMIGTKVERVGIIRHGAKMIAAMSEATVPKISVIVRKAYGAGLYAMAGPAFEPDCCLALPNAQIAVMGPEAAVNAVYANKIAELPPEERAAFVEQKREEYRRDIDIYRLASELVVDGIVAPNDLRNELIRRFDAYMSKYMVFSERKHGVYPV
- a CDS encoding MarR family winged helix-turn-helix transcriptional regulator; the encoded protein is MEGISRDIMYAVFRTQKALYRLIREDAARVGVTEVQLIVLYTLLKKEHIRLNDLAEKLNLSNSNVSGTVDRLVGAGLVVREPSKQDRRAVILSLTEKGKETVSEAFGEQSVLRRRLGRIQELVSPEEIEQFLHLHEKIKAILLGEE
- a CDS encoding HlyD family secretion protein; the protein is MNVKRLVALNIIVLILLVGGGFAAYYYVNEATNYIKTDNARIDGQVISVAAPLSGKLTSWRGDTGKTFSAGEEIGEVFDGKTTIPVTVPHRMTIVQQNAVKDSFVAAGMPLARGFDLNDLWVTANIEETDIEDVKIGQDVDIYVDAYPDRKFSGKVEKIGNATANTFSLLPSSNATGNYTKVTQVIPVTISIDNYSGAGLVPGMNVTVRIHK